One genomic window of Solanum stenotomum isolate F172 chromosome 9, ASM1918654v1, whole genome shotgun sequence includes the following:
- the LOC125877650 gene encoding heavy metal-associated isoprenylated plant protein 47-like: MKKKIVIDLPVNTDQCRSKAMQIAVRSPGVISVNIDKEKDHLVVIGIGVDFFRLMHCIRRKFKCSRIVSIEEVKEEKKPEPEKPKEPCPCPSICNPCVQYYPICQPVYDTYDNPTCSIM, translated from the exons ATGAAG AAAAAGATTGTGATTGATCTTCCTGTCAACACTGATCAATGTAGATCAAAAGCTATGCAAATTGCTGTTAGAAGTCCAG GGGTGATATCAGTGAATATAGATAAGGAAAAAGATCATTTGGTGGTGATAGGAATTGGTGTCGATTTCTTTAGGTTGATGCATTGCATAAGAAGGAAATTCAAGTGTTCTCGAATTGTGAGTattgaagaagtaaaagaagagaagaagccCGAACCGGAAAAACCCAAGGAACCTTGTCCTTGTCCTTCAATATGCAATCCATGTGTGCAATACTATCCAATATGTCAACCCGTTTATGACACTTACGATAATCCAACTTGCTCTATTATGTGA